The genomic stretch CAGAGACAAAAATATTGATTCTGTAGTGTACAGTGCATTTTATCATGTGTTAAGAGTTCTGCAGAAATACATCTGATTAAGATTTCATTTTATTTTGTCATGCAGAAATACCAGCCTATTCACCAAACATGCTAGTGAAAGAATTTCATAAACATAGAGGTAAGTCCAGTGATGATGCACCCTGTATTTCTATAGTCGTTGATGCATACAAAACACATACTTTTGCACTCACATCCCTCACAAAAAATGTATCTTCCCCCTGAAGCCGAGAGACTCTGTGGCAATGCCTATGAAGAGGAACTGCTGAAGTATGGATACAAAGTGACCTCCAAGGAGGATGTGACTTTTAATGCCCTGGAGATCACCTCTCAGGACCTACAAATACTAGGCAGTAGGGAGAGACGGATCAACAGACAGTACTCAACCACCACTAGCCCATGTGGAGAACAAGTGAACAATATTACAGCTCCATCAGCCATGGAGCAGCAGGTGAACCAAACCCTGGGGGCTGCAGCTATGGAGCTAGGGGCACTGGTTGGCAACATTGACCCCACAACATCAACAAGCCCTGTTCAACCAACCAACAATAATGCCAACAACACCCAACACGTGGTACAGGCATCCTCCCAGGCAGTAGCAGGTCTGGAATCCACTGAGAACAAGACTGGTGAAGGTATGTGTCCTCTCAGATTCTGAGGCCCAACTATGTATGGTAAAATAAAATCTGCTTTGCACTAGTAATCtaatgtgttcctctccctcccactgttTTCCCCACAGTTGCTCCACAAGTCAAACCTGGCTCAGCAGAGATATTGGCCAGCAGCAGCGAGGCCAGTATTTCTGGACATGCCTGTGCTCCCCAGCATTACACACCCATCAGCCAGGAGGGGGTGTGTGCTTGTGCCCCCATGCCCACAGAGATACCCTGCTACCCCAGATTTCCTCAGAATTACCCGCCATACCCTCCACCACCACCCTACCTCCCAGGCCTTCATCATTATTTGGACCTCATGTCTGGCCAATATGTCCAGCCGTCCTGCAGATGCCAGCTATATGGCAGAGTGGTATATCGTCCCCCCAGTCAGCCAGTGCTGCCCCAGTGTCACCATGCCGCTCCACTGCCATTGCCCCAGTGCACTCACCAGCACCTCAGCCCTTCTGCCAGCTGCATTCAAGTGACTCCAACCATGGGGCCCTCCTGCCCCTATGGAGAACAGAGCCCTTTCTCACGGTACATCCCTGTGCCTGTCCTCACCAATCACTTTGGCTCCCTTTACTACAGACCCAGGATTGCCACAGGTGTGCCTGGCTGCAGGAGCGAGTGCCTACCCACATCCAGACGGCTCAGCTGCACTTCCTGCAACGTGAGTGACAGCTCTAGCTGTGGGCCAGAGCCCGCGGCCCAGGCCTCCTGTCATGGAGGATATCGAGGACAGTGTGGGGGTGATGCCAACCATGGACCAGTCCCTGCCGGTGCACTAAGGTCCCTGTATGCCCCTGTGCCGTGCCCCATTGGACTGCAGAGAAGGGATGCCCCGGCACAGCGACCATGCAGCGCCCCAACTAGGAGGGTTGTTCCACTAACCACGCAGAACCAGAATAGCCCTTTCCCATCCGAATAAGGAACAGGTATGGAACCAGTTCTTCTGTGAATGGATAGCTGCAaattatttgatttaatttaatcTGATTAATTAAGAAAACATGACTACAGTATATTTGGTGCATATTCATTAGAGGATAAGTCTTCAGTTTGATTACATTTTGCCTTGAAGCTTTTGTTAATTGGTAGTATAATTAAACTAGTAGAACGTTTTCGTCTTGGACACAGATAATATTATTAATCAGTTAGTATAGAATAAACATTTCTCAGGTGGCTAAATTGCTGTTATTTTTCTCTTTACAGAATGCCCAGACATGAACTGAACACAAAGCCCTGCAACTTTATCATCGATTTTTATAATCAATAAAGTAGTTTGCAGATTCGTTTTTAAGTCTCATTATTGTAGAACGGAAAATAAAAGATTGTTGAGTGTTTTATGCTAAAATAGTGCCAGTGAGAACGACTGTGCTTTATTATGCGTAAACGTaggcattttttgtttgttttgctgCTGCTGATATGTCGTGGCATTTTGAATATTTCATTTTGCAGAAATTGATTATAATGTTGTTGAAATCTAGGCTGCACAAAATACGCAAATTTTGCATTCCTTTTCAATTTGGCCAATACATTCTTATGAGGTTACTACCATTGTGACGTCACGCAGCCGCGGAGTTTTAGATCATGGATTTGAATCAATCAGTCCTCGATGTGGCTCAAGAGGAGTTACACCTGTCTGCAATGGTATGTTTTTACTAATCTAAATTATCTGAATCAATTTCGAATAATCTGACTTGATATCTAGCTACCTGTGTAGGCTAGATAATAGGCATAACCAAATCAATTGGCTGCAGCCATTTGATTGTACAGCCAGCGTACAGTAGGCTGAGCAGGATATCATGTCTGATTATCAGGTAAACAACCACTGCAGCTAAACCATCAACGACATTTTTCCAGATGGCTTCCAGGAGCACGCCTCACTTCAAGCCCCCGTTGACGATCATCATCCCATACGGGCTGAAGAGTTGGCTAGAATGTCTTTGCAGAGCCATATTTATTGAGGGACCAAGGCAGATACCGGAATTTATTGCTGACTATTGCGTTGAGCTGCTGGAATTCAGAGAACGTGAGTGGTGTGGACTGATGTAGATGCAGTCATAAACAGTGTTTGCGAAACACCTAAAAGTAGTCTATGTTTACAAACACACGAATTATTTGAAGTAGTTTAACCCTTTTTTAGTAGACCCTAATAACATtcaaagctagaatccttagttgctacatccattttgggacttataaattaatgatatataggcctacccattgattcttgaagaatataaatgcctcatgagcttagttcaactgttgtaccccatcagaacccaaaatataagcttgttttactcattttacattttagtcatttagcagacgctcttatccagagcgacttacagttagtgagtgcatacattttcatactgcccccccgtgggaaacgaacccacaaccctggcgttgcaagcgccatgctctaccaactgagctacagggaaactccaatgtttgtaaacagtgtaaatgtaaacaaacactgtatagcctcaaaacatggttaaaacgatCATTttaatatcatggatggtcaaaccttgcatccatagctctgtctatgaatttttgagagtggttacatttttccAGGTCCATCCTTCAgccttttaccaaaacagaggcggggtatacactttgttattgtttcaacggCGGATTCTAGCTACATTTTGAATTCATGTAGGCTAAGCATTTTAAAGGCTATCTCTTTAAAGTGGAACAGGCAATTAACTGTATTTTATTTTGCTTCAGGTAATCCTTTGATGGATACCAAGGATGTTACACATCTGTACCAGGAGATGCGGGGTAAGGAATATTCAGTCAATCATACTGCTAAAGATAACATTGCGCACTATCACTGCACATTCACTGCATTTAACAATTTCATTAAAACACAATGTTTAAAATCAACCCGCCATTTAAAATGCTTTAAAATAAATACAGTTGAATGTTTCACACACATGGCTCACAATTTCCGGAATTATTATTCTTTCAATAGAGGCAAATTACGTCAAAGACTGGCTAGTATGCCCAGTGCCACAAGCTGCCATAGACTGCTGCCTGGCTGAGGAGACCCTGTCAGTCAGCCAGAGGACCAATCCAAGGTCAGCCAAGGAGTTCAAGGTCCCCTCCAGCGAGCCCATGGGTGGGCCAGATAAGCAGGCTCAGTCTCTGAGCAGTCCCCCTGGAGAAACCCACCATAGAACCCACCCTGGAGATGGACCTCAGTCCAGCCCAGCCCACCTTGGAGGTCAACCCAGCCCAGCTGTGGAAGAGGAGGCCCAGGCCCGGCCAGGCTCTGCGGTGCAGTCAGTCGTGTTCCAGAGAGCTCCATCATTGGACAGTCTACTGGAGGCCAACCACTCTCAAGTCTTGATCAGCACTGCCAGTGCTCCAACTgatgacatcatcatcatccacTCTGAGAACCTTCAGGAGGCAACTGTCTTCCGAAGCGACAGTCGTCCATATTCAGGTGTATCTCCCCGAGGTAGTTTGACCAAGATTCCTTCAGTTGGTGAGGTGGATAAGATTGGGGTGAATGACACAACAGAGGTGACGTCTGAAGATGTGGTGGTGTTCCACCAAGTGCCCTCAGTGGAGAACCTGCCTCGCACGCCGTCTGCCTTGAGTAATACCTCTCTAGCAGCTGAGGAAACAGTGGATCAGGTGATATCATTGAGCAGCAGAGAATTCTTACTGGAGAATGTGGTGCCTGGCTCGCCGTCCATTGAGAAGGTGGCTTCAGCTGCAGCTTTGCAGCAGGCAGACACTGATCAGATAAGATCTGCCTTTGGACTCACAGAGAAAGTATCTTCCTCAGAGATAGTGGGAGTCGGCACAGCACGGAGAGTGTCCTCAGTCAGGATACCCAGTAGAGAGGAGAGTGCGGGGAGAACAGCAGAGACACTAAATAGATACACATCTCCACAGATATCTCTTCTGTCAGGTATAATATTCATCTATACTCAAAAATGTATATGTATGGACAAGATATGACAAGATGCACAGTAATGTTTCAATTCTTTGCAATTGCATCCTGTCTATCCTCACAGCTCATTCTGATGAATATCTGAAGGCTACATACAAGTCATCCACCTCCAgccttgccagggtttcctctgcaccttgtggtgagagagaggcagCAGCAACTATTTCACCTAAATCCAGTCTGGCCAGGgtttcctctgtctctactggtgAGAGAGCAGCAGAACCAGCCTCTAAAGAAGTCTTCTCTAATGTGGAGGAGACTTACACATTACCATCAACAGAGGACCTACTGGTGTCTTCAACTGCTTCAGTTAGTAGAATCTCACCAGTAGCGTCTGCAATATATTCCAAAAGTGGTTTATCAGGAAGAGCTTTCTCTGATCCAGAACTAGTTGATGCAGCACACAGAGTGTCCTCAGTCAGGATACCCAGTAGAAAGGAGAGTGTGTGCAGAACAGCAGAGACACCAGAGAGACGCACATCTCCCAGAGTATCTCCACAAGCATCTTTTGTGTCAGGTAATGTCTCTATATCACAGTTCTAAAGAGGAAAATAGTCAACAAAATCATTATAGCTTTTCTGTATCCTCTGTTGAGTTGAAAAGTAATGTCTGTGTTTTATAGGCTCTCCAGTGATGTTTGAAGAAGAGGACTGGTGTGTAATCACCACTCACTCTGCTACAGTGAAGAAAGCAGTCAAATTGGCCCACTCAgaaaacatctctcctcttactTCACCCAGCATAGACCTGGCCTGGGAGGAGCTTCTGCAGACATCAGCATCCATCGTGGATAAAGTAGCCCTCAAGGCTTTCGAGATTGTGAACCAGAAATTACAATGCTCAGGGATGGAGATATCTGAAATGGCCTCATCCAACCCTGTGGTTGTTTCTCAGTCTCTAAACACTCTCTTTTATAAGGATCTCTCTCACTCGCCTTCAGCTGTGGAGGAATTCTCTACTGCCTCAGCAAGATGCTCAGAAGGTGACATCACTGAAAGAGCTCCCTCTGAAACAGCAGGGGAGGGAGAAGCAATCTCTGTTAGGGAGATTACACCAGCAGTGTCTGCAAGGTATTATGCCAGTAATGTATCAGAAAGAGTTCCCTTTGAAACAGCAGTTTTGGGAGCAGCAGTATCATCAATGAAGGAGCTATCAGAGTCACCAACTGCATTTGCCTTTGTGGGTGAGGTTTCACCAGCAGTGTCTGCCAATGATGTATCAGAAAGAGCTCCCTCTGAAACAGCAGTAGTGGGAGCAGAGGCACCAGAGAGACACACATCTCCAAAAGTATCTGCACAAACATCATTTGTGTCAGGTATGAGTCACTTCTTATCTAAAGGTGTACTTACTGTGTACAGTACAAGCCCATGATACTTTATGATAATGATATAAATGGAACAGTCCCCTACTTTATTTATGTTTGTTTTATTGTGTCTCTCTCCACAGCTTATTCTGATGGATTGCTGAATGCTACAAAGTTGTCACCTCAATCCAGCCT from Coregonus clupeaformis isolate EN_2021a chromosome 21, ASM2061545v1, whole genome shotgun sequence encodes the following:
- the LOC121534643 gene encoding uncharacterized protein LOC121534643, whose amino-acid sequence is MSKHVKPLIPNGLMAILAGFSRAYLRKRPTDFGLFAMYYCMELRKYRDEIPAYSPNMLVKEFHKHRAERLCGNAYEEELLKYGYKVTSKEDVTFNALEITSQDLQILGSRERRINRQYSTTTSPCGEQVNNITAPSAMEQQVNQTLGAAAMELGALVGNIDPTTSTSPVQPTNNNANNTQHVVQASSQAVAGLESTENKTGEVAPQVKPGSAEILASSSEASISGHACAPQHYTPISQEGVCACAPMPTEIPCYPRFPQNYPPYPPPPPYLPGLHHYLDLMSGQYVQPSCRCQLYGRVVYRPPSQPVLPQCHHAAPLPLPQCTHQHLSPSASCIQVTPTMGPSCPYGEQSPFSRYIPVPVLTNHFGSLYYRPRIATGVPGCRSECLPTSRRLSCTSCNVSDSSSCGPEPAAQASCHGGYRGQCGGDANHGPVPAGALRSLYAPVPCPIGLQRRDAPAQRPCSAPTRRVVPLTTQNQNSPFPSE